A region from the Arthrobacter gengyunqii genome encodes:
- a CDS encoding ABC transporter permease has product MSAPASLPVRILNQGRYEAITMLRNGEQLILAVFLPLMALIALSVTPILDGYGTSRVNMATPGILALCAMSTAFTGQGIATGFDRRYGVLRFLSTTPLGKAGLIAGKGIAVVAVLAIQVVVVSIVAAFLGWEPSWTGIPLGLVSLLIGAAAFTALGLLVAGTARPEATLAVTNLLWILLAAVGGIIIPAGNLPEIMQPFVEILPSAALGEAMRSALIDSAFNIPATLILLAWTILGGLAAVRWFKWS; this is encoded by the coding sequence ATGAGCGCCCCCGCTTCCCTGCCCGTACGCATCCTGAACCAGGGGCGCTACGAAGCGATCACCATGCTGCGCAACGGCGAACAGCTGATCTTGGCTGTCTTCCTGCCGCTGATGGCTCTGATCGCTTTGTCCGTAACTCCGATCCTGGACGGATACGGCACCTCGCGCGTGAACATGGCGACGCCGGGAATCCTGGCCCTGTGCGCGATGTCCACCGCCTTCACCGGCCAGGGAATCGCCACCGGCTTTGACCGCCGCTACGGTGTCCTGCGGTTCCTGTCCACCACGCCGCTGGGCAAGGCCGGCCTCATTGCCGGCAAGGGAATCGCCGTCGTCGCCGTCCTGGCCATCCAAGTGGTGGTGGTGAGCATTGTGGCCGCTTTCCTGGGCTGGGAACCTTCCTGGACCGGAATCCCGCTGGGTCTTGTGTCACTGCTGATCGGTGCGGCGGCCTTCACCGCTTTGGGCCTGCTCGTAGCCGGCACCGCACGGCCGGAAGCGACTCTCGCCGTGACCAACCTGCTCTGGATCCTCCTGGCAGCCGTCGGCGGCATCATCATCCCGGCCGGCAACCTGCCTGAGATCATGCAACCCTTCGTCGAGATCCTGCCGTCGGCTGCACTGGGTGAAGCCATGCGCTCCGCTCTGATCGACTCCGCTTTTAATATTCCCGCCACGCTGATACTTCTGGCGTGGACAATCCTGGGTGGCCTTGCTGCTGTCCGCTGGTTCAAATGGAGCTGA
- a CDS encoding heme o synthase → MTAGRKLRAYVALTKPRVIELLLVTTLPTMIFAERGLPGLWLILFTMVGGALAAGSAGAFNCYIDRDMDKLMQRTKNRPLVTGEVSPREALVFAWVLGIISIALLWFGANPLTGLLGVGAILLYVVFYTLILKRRTTQNIVWGGAAGCMPVLIAWAAVTNKVEWPAIILFMIIFLWTPPHYWPLSMKYGEDYRNASVPMLGAVAGAKLVSVQVVLYAYATVACSLLLIPVGGAGWVYTVAAVLSGVWFLVETHRLHSRAQQENLTDKSAMKVFHGSISYLTILFLALAIDPFVGGPLL, encoded by the coding sequence ATGACGGCAGGCCGTAAGCTCCGGGCCTACGTGGCGCTCACCAAGCCCCGGGTCATCGAACTGCTGCTGGTGACCACGCTGCCCACCATGATTTTTGCCGAGCGCGGACTTCCGGGCCTGTGGCTCATTCTGTTCACCATGGTGGGCGGAGCCCTTGCTGCAGGCAGCGCCGGTGCCTTCAACTGCTACATTGACCGCGACATGGACAAGTTGATGCAGCGGACCAAGAACCGTCCGCTGGTCACCGGTGAAGTGTCCCCGCGCGAAGCGCTCGTGTTTGCCTGGGTGCTGGGCATCATTTCCATCGCACTGCTGTGGTTCGGCGCCAACCCGCTGACCGGCCTGCTCGGCGTCGGTGCCATCCTTCTGTACGTGGTCTTCTACACGCTGATCCTCAAGCGCCGCACCACCCAGAACATTGTCTGGGGCGGGGCTGCCGGCTGCATGCCGGTGCTGATTGCGTGGGCCGCCGTCACCAACAAGGTGGAGTGGCCGGCAATCATCCTGTTTATGATCATCTTCCTGTGGACGCCGCCGCACTACTGGCCGCTGTCCATGAAATACGGCGAGGATTACCGCAACGCCTCCGTGCCGATGCTCGGTGCCGTGGCCGGCGCCAAGCTCGTGTCCGTCCAGGTTGTCCTGTACGCGTACGCCACGGTGGCCTGCTCGCTGCTTCTGATTCCGGTGGGCGGCGCAGGCTGGGTCTACACGGTGGCAGCCGTGCTGTCCGGTGTCTGGTTCCTGGTGGAAACGCACCGTCTGCATAGCCGTGCGCAGCAGGAGAACCTCACGGACAAGAGCGCCATGAAGGTCTTCCACGGCTCCATCAGCTATCTGACCATCCTGTTCCTGGCTCTGGCCATCGACCCGTTTGTGGGCGGCCCGCTGCTGTAG
- the zwf gene encoding glucose-6-phosphate dehydrogenase: protein MASDDKTGPANPLRDPRDRRLSRIAGPSSLVIFGVTGDLARKKLIPAVYDLANRGLLPPSFSLVGFGRRPWSNEDFAAQVLESVKSYARTDFNENVWKQLAEGIRFVEGGFDSDEAFATLKDTLAALDTERGTRGNHAFYLSVPPKSFEQVCQQLSEHGLAETSEGKWRRVVIEKPFGHDLQSARELNNVVESVFPADSVFRIDHYLGKETVQNILALRFANQLFEPIWNANFVDHVQITMAEDIGIGGRAGYYDGVGAARDVIQNHLLQLLALTAMEEPISFDADHLRAEKEKVLAAVRLPEDLSKHSARGQYTGGWQGGERVTGFLEEEGFNPDSTTETFAAIRVDINTRRWAGVPFYLRAGKRLGRRVTEIAVVFKRAPNLLFRDHNDHDFGQNAVVIRVQPDEGATIRFGSKVPGTQMEVRDVSMDFGYGHSFTESSPEAYERLILDVLLGEPPLFPRHQEVELSWKIVDPFEEYWASLGTQPEPYAPGSWGPDSADELLAQDGRTWRRP from the coding sequence ATGGCCTCCGATGACAAGACCGGTCCCGCCAATCCGCTGAGGGATCCCCGGGACCGCCGGCTGTCGCGCATTGCCGGACCGTCCTCCCTGGTGATTTTCGGTGTCACCGGTGACCTGGCCCGGAAGAAACTCATTCCGGCCGTCTATGACCTGGCCAATCGCGGTCTGCTCCCGCCCAGCTTCTCCCTGGTGGGCTTCGGCCGCCGTCCGTGGAGCAACGAGGACTTTGCCGCGCAGGTGCTGGAATCGGTGAAGAGTTATGCCCGCACCGACTTCAATGAGAATGTCTGGAAGCAGCTGGCTGAGGGTATCCGCTTTGTTGAGGGCGGCTTCGACAGCGATGAAGCCTTTGCCACGCTCAAAGACACCTTGGCAGCCCTGGACACGGAGCGCGGGACCCGCGGAAATCACGCGTTCTATCTCTCCGTTCCGCCCAAGTCCTTTGAGCAGGTCTGCCAGCAGCTCTCTGAGCACGGCTTGGCCGAAACCTCCGAAGGCAAGTGGCGCCGGGTTGTCATTGAGAAGCCGTTTGGGCATGACCTGCAGTCCGCCCGGGAACTGAACAACGTGGTGGAGTCCGTCTTCCCGGCGGATTCGGTGTTCCGCATCGATCACTACCTGGGCAAGGAAACGGTACAGAACATCCTGGCGCTGCGGTTTGCCAACCAGTTGTTCGAGCCGATCTGGAATGCCAACTTCGTGGACCACGTTCAGATCACGATGGCCGAAGACATCGGCATTGGCGGCCGCGCCGGGTACTACGACGGCGTGGGTGCAGCCCGCGACGTCATCCAGAACCACCTGCTGCAGCTGCTGGCACTGACAGCCATGGAAGAACCCATCTCTTTCGACGCCGATCACCTGCGCGCCGAGAAGGAGAAGGTGCTCGCCGCCGTCCGTCTTCCCGAGGACCTGTCCAAGCACTCCGCCCGCGGACAGTACACCGGCGGCTGGCAGGGCGGTGAGAGGGTCACAGGCTTCCTGGAAGAAGAGGGCTTCAACCCCGATTCCACCACCGAAACCTTCGCCGCCATCCGTGTGGACATCAATACCCGCCGCTGGGCCGGGGTGCCGTTCTACCTTCGGGCAGGCAAACGCCTGGGCCGCCGGGTCACCGAAATTGCCGTGGTCTTCAAACGCGCACCCAACCTCCTCTTCCGTGACCACAATGATCACGACTTCGGCCAGAACGCCGTAGTGATCCGTGTGCAGCCCGATGAGGGCGCCACCATCCGGTTCGGTTCCAAAGTTCCCGGCACGCAGATGGAAGTCCGGGACGTCTCGATGGACTTCGGCTACGGACATTCCTTCACCGAGTCCAGCCCGGAAGCCTATGAACGCCTGATCCTGGACGTGCTGCTGGGCGAGCCGCCGCTGTTCCCCCGGCATCAGGAAGTGGAACTGTCCTGGAAGATTGTCGATCCGTTCGAAGAATACTGGGCCTCCCTGGGCACCCAGCCGGAGCCGTATGCTCCCGGCAGCTGGGGACCCGACTCCGCCGACGAACTGCTTGCCCAAGACGGAAGGACCTGGAGAAGGCCGTGA
- a CDS encoding helix-turn-helix transcriptional regulator, with translation MYSVSNSEPKAVAKPAAAREAEERTRDRVLGAVLEHGPVSAAELGERLGFTPAAVRRHLDALSAKGLIEVKRVNNPSSGAGRPARRYVLSKQGQAYLGNDYLDIATEALRQLGLAAGPEAIEKFAAERFARMEERYRPVVEAAGPAVQDKAEALAAELTKDGFVGSTTLIGTAKQPSTLLSVQLCQGHCPIQGLASSYTVFCDKETEVFARLLNVDVRRLSTLSRGGHVCTTHIPVGRTRSEAHVPVHAETNQSTSIHQQERP, from the coding sequence GTGTATTCTGTGAGTAACTCTGAGCCGAAGGCAGTCGCCAAGCCGGCAGCAGCCCGCGAAGCGGAGGAACGCACCCGGGACCGTGTCCTGGGCGCGGTGCTCGAGCATGGCCCGGTGAGCGCAGCGGAGCTCGGCGAACGGCTGGGGTTCACCCCCGCGGCGGTTCGGCGGCACCTCGACGCGCTTTCCGCAAAGGGGCTGATCGAAGTCAAACGGGTGAACAATCCGTCTTCGGGAGCCGGACGGCCGGCACGCCGGTATGTCCTGAGCAAGCAGGGACAGGCGTATCTGGGTAATGATTACCTGGACATCGCCACCGAAGCCCTGCGCCAGCTCGGCCTCGCAGCGGGTCCCGAAGCGATCGAGAAATTCGCCGCAGAACGCTTTGCCCGGATGGAAGAACGCTACCGTCCGGTTGTCGAAGCGGCCGGTCCCGCCGTTCAGGACAAAGCCGAAGCCCTGGCAGCGGAGCTGACCAAGGACGGGTTTGTCGGTTCGACCACCCTGATCGGGACCGCCAAGCAGCCCAGCACACTGCTCAGCGTCCAGCTGTGCCAGGGGCACTGCCCCATCCAGGGACTTGCCAGTTCCTACACGGTCTTCTGCGACAAGGAAACCGAAGTTTTTGCCCGACTGCTGAACGTGGATGTCCGTCGACTTTCCACGCTCTCCCGCGGCGGGCACGTTTGTACGACCCACATACCCGTGGGCCGCACCAGGTCCGAGGCGCACGTTCCCGTGCACGCCGAAACCAACCAGTCCACATCCATTCATCAGCAAGAAAGGCCGTGA
- a CDS encoding ABC transporter ATP-binding protein, whose protein sequence is MTVPNDEPCLSIKGLIKDCGPVAGLDGKMIRVLAGVDFSARRGSVTALLGANGAGKTTTLECAQGLQSINGGEVRLLGQEPYGAGAELRSRVGVMLQDGGLPPSARPVPLLHHIASMYADPRPVDELVARLGIGSFANSNIRRLSGGQKQRLAMAAALVGRPEVLFLDEPSAGLDPQSRQIVFDLISELRDDGLGIILTTHLMDDAQKLADYVYIIDAGKTVAQGTVAELTAQTDELADQRLLTFDAAPGLDVAAVGLPHLVARESAPGHYTLRGAITPGDIAALSAWWARLGVLPSAIHMASRSLEDVFLDLSGREIR, encoded by the coding sequence ATGACGGTGCCCAACGATGAACCCTGCCTGTCCATAAAAGGCCTGATCAAGGACTGCGGCCCGGTGGCCGGTCTCGACGGCAAGATGATCCGGGTACTGGCCGGCGTCGATTTTTCCGCCCGCCGCGGTTCAGTCACAGCCCTGCTTGGCGCCAATGGCGCCGGCAAAACCACGACTCTGGAATGCGCCCAGGGTCTGCAGTCCATCAACGGCGGCGAAGTGCGCCTGTTGGGACAAGAGCCCTACGGTGCGGGGGCAGAACTGCGCAGCAGGGTGGGCGTCATGCTCCAGGACGGCGGCCTGCCTCCGTCGGCGCGGCCGGTGCCGCTCCTGCACCACATCGCCTCCATGTACGCGGACCCGCGCCCCGTGGATGAACTGGTGGCCCGGCTTGGCATCGGCAGCTTCGCCAACTCCAACATCCGAAGGCTTTCCGGCGGACAGAAGCAGCGCCTGGCCATGGCGGCCGCGCTGGTTGGCCGCCCGGAAGTCCTGTTCCTGGATGAGCCCAGCGCCGGACTGGACCCGCAATCCCGGCAGATTGTCTTTGACCTCATCTCCGAGCTGCGCGATGACGGCCTGGGAATCATCCTCACCACCCACCTGATGGACGATGCACAGAAGCTCGCCGACTACGTCTACATCATTGACGCCGGCAAGACGGTGGCGCAGGGCACCGTAGCCGAGCTCACGGCGCAGACCGACGAGCTGGCTGACCAGCGGCTGCTTACCTTTGACGCCGCACCGGGACTTGATGTGGCCGCCGTCGGGCTCCCCCATCTGGTTGCTCGGGAATCCGCGCCCGGACACTACACGCTGCGCGGAGCCATCACCCCTGGTGATATTGCCGCGCTTTCCGCCTGGTGGGCACGCCTTGGCGTCCTTCCCTCCGCCATCCACATGGCATCGCGTTCCCTGGAAGACGTCTTCCTCGACCTGTCCGGAAGGGAAATCCGATGA
- a CDS encoding COX15/CtaA family protein: MSSTSSGRASSPVVSSPSAENLPAVNKTVRGFAVASLVANIGIVVTGGAVRLTASGLGCPEWPLCTPDSLTTTPEMGIHGIIEFGNRTLTFVLAAVAFAMVFSIWKIRAERRDLFKLSVALLAGIPAQALLGGITVWTGLNPWIVGGHFIVSMVLIVLATILVNRAWLSPRQVASANGPLATRTLRPLLGALGVLSALSVLLGVVVTGSGPHAGDHGAARNGFDPDLVTRLHVVPVYLLVFALVVALYLVYRHATDGRLRSSLLLLTVVVLIQAAIGYTQHFLHLPIVLVGLHMLGASLLTAAAAHAVFTGFSRQVPGQDDGASAAAASRTDVRR; this comes from the coding sequence GTGTCATCCACATCTTCCGGCCGCGCCTCATCGCCCGTCGTGTCTTCGCCGTCCGCGGAGAACCTGCCTGCAGTGAACAAGACGGTGCGCGGCTTTGCCGTTGCCTCGCTGGTCGCCAACATCGGGATTGTCGTCACCGGCGGCGCCGTGCGCCTGACAGCCTCCGGGCTGGGCTGCCCCGAATGGCCGCTGTGCACACCCGATTCCCTGACCACCACCCCGGAAATGGGTATCCACGGGATCATCGAGTTCGGTAACCGGACACTGACCTTCGTCCTGGCTGCCGTTGCCTTTGCCATGGTGTTCAGCATCTGGAAAATCCGTGCCGAGCGCCGTGACCTGTTCAAACTGTCGGTTGCCCTGTTGGCCGGAATCCCCGCGCAGGCCCTGCTGGGCGGCATCACCGTCTGGACCGGACTGAATCCGTGGATTGTGGGAGGACACTTCATCGTCTCGATGGTGCTCATTGTCCTGGCGACCATCCTGGTCAACCGCGCCTGGCTGTCACCGCGGCAGGTGGCGTCAGCCAACGGCCCGCTGGCAACGCGCACCCTGCGTCCGCTGCTGGGAGCCCTGGGGGTCCTCTCCGCGCTGTCGGTGCTGCTCGGCGTCGTTGTCACCGGGTCCGGTCCCCACGCCGGAGACCACGGAGCGGCACGCAACGGCTTTGATCCTGACCTGGTGACCCGCCTGCACGTGGTGCCCGTCTACCTGCTCGTTTTTGCCCTCGTTGTGGCCCTGTACCTGGTGTACCGCCACGCGACCGACGGACGCCTGCGTTCCTCGCTGCTGCTGCTGACCGTTGTGGTCCTGATCCAGGCCGCCATCGGCTATACCCAGCATTTCCTGCACCTGCCGATTGTGCTGGTGGGACTGCACATGCTGGGCGCCTCGCTGCTGACTGCCGCCGCCGCCCATGCGGTCTTCACCGGGTTCTCGCGGCAGGTTCCCGGCCAGGATGACGGCGCCTCTGCCGCTGCTGCTTCCAGGACCGACGTACGGCGGTAG
- the tal gene encoding transaldolase, whose amino-acid sequence MTSTPTARLSEAGVSIWLDDLSRERIVSGSLKDLIDSKNVVGVTTNPSIFAAALANGESYAAQVQQLARSGADVDKAVFEITTDDVLQACDVFAPVAEATHGVDGRVSIEVDPRLSRDTEGTIKEAKELFDKVGRYNVLIKIPATKEGLPAISATLAAGISVNVTLIFSLERYREVINAYMVGIEQAKENGHDLSKIHSVASFFVSRVDAEIDKRLDGIGTDEAKALKGKAGLANARLAYQVFEEQFATERWQVLAAAGANAQRPLWASTGVKDPALPDTLYVTGLVAPHTVNTMPEKTLNATADHGEVTGDTITGTYAESNAVLDSLDGLGVSYNEVVEQLETEGLDKFVVSWGELLETVQTALDTAKEA is encoded by the coding sequence ATGACTTCCACACCCACCGCACGGCTCTCCGAAGCCGGCGTATCCATCTGGCTGGACGACCTGTCCCGCGAACGCATCGTCTCGGGTTCCCTGAAGGACCTCATCGACAGCAAGAACGTCGTCGGCGTGACCACGAACCCGAGCATTTTCGCCGCGGCCCTGGCCAACGGCGAGTCCTACGCCGCCCAGGTGCAGCAGCTCGCCCGCTCCGGCGCCGACGTGGACAAGGCCGTTTTCGAAATCACCACCGATGACGTCCTCCAGGCCTGCGATGTCTTCGCCCCCGTGGCCGAAGCCACCCACGGTGTTGACGGCCGCGTCTCCATTGAGGTGGACCCGCGCCTGTCCCGCGACACCGAGGGCACCATCAAGGAAGCCAAGGAGCTGTTCGACAAGGTCGGCCGCTACAACGTGCTGATCAAGATCCCCGCCACCAAGGAAGGCCTGCCGGCCATCTCGGCCACCCTGGCCGCGGGCATCAGCGTCAACGTCACGCTGATCTTCTCGCTCGAGCGCTACCGCGAGGTCATAAACGCCTACATGGTGGGCATTGAGCAGGCCAAGGAAAACGGGCACGACCTGTCCAAGATCCACTCCGTGGCCTCCTTCTTCGTCTCCCGCGTCGACGCTGAAATCGACAAGCGCCTGGACGGCATCGGCACCGACGAAGCCAAGGCACTCAAGGGCAAGGCCGGCCTGGCCAACGCCCGCCTGGCATACCAGGTCTTCGAGGAGCAGTTCGCCACAGAGCGCTGGCAGGTCCTGGCAGCAGCCGGAGCCAACGCCCAGCGTCCGCTCTGGGCCTCCACCGGCGTCAAGGACCCGGCACTGCCGGACACCCTTTACGTCACCGGACTCGTTGCACCGCACACGGTCAACACCATGCCGGAGAAGACCCTGAACGCCACTGCGGACCACGGCGAAGTCACCGGCGACACGATCACCGGCACCTACGCGGAGTCCAACGCCGTCCTGGATTCACTGGACGGTCTCGGCGTTTCCTACAACGAGGTCGTCGAGCAGCTGGAAACCGAGGGCCTGGACAAGTTCGTGGTCAGCTGGGGAGAACTCCTGGAGACCGTTCAGACCGCCCTGGATACCGCGAAAGAGGCATAG
- the tkt gene encoding transketolase — translation MEEQELTWTDLDRKAVDTARVLAADAVEKVGNGHPGTAMSLAPAAYLLFQKMMRHDPSDPQWTGRDRFVLSPGHTSLTLYIQLFLSGYGLEIGDLEALRTWGSKTPGHPEYRHTAGVEITTGPLGQGLASSVGFAFAQRRLRGLLDADAPQGESPFDHTIWVIASDGDMQEGVTSEASSLAGHQELGNLVVIYDENHISIEDDTDIAFTEDVLKRYEAYGWHTQRVDWTKTGEYVEDVNELYQALLAAKAETNKPSIISLRTIIGWPSPNKQNTGKIHGSALGKDEVAALKEVLGFDPEKSFDVDTAVLEHARQAVSRGSEAHREWDERFEAWKASNPDGAALLERISNGTLPEGWEKSLPEFEAGKDMSTRAASGKVLSAIGPVLPELWGGSADLAESNNTTIEGSPSFIPAGKQTNAWSGNPYGRVLHFGIREHAAAAIVNGITMHSNTRAFSGTFLIFSDYQRPAIRLGALMGVPSIYVWTHDSIGLGEDGPTHQPVEQLASLRAIPGLDVVRPGDANEVAVAWKTILENTENPAGIVLTRQNIPTYQRGEGAATADSFASANGVSRGGYVLAEAVRDGAVVTPDVILVGTGSEVQLAVEAREALAAEGIAARVVSMPSIEWFNKQDAQYREAVLPKDIKARVSVEAGIAQGWRELVGDAGRSVSLEHFGASADYKTLYREFGITAEAVTEAARDSLAAARGTDAPPAGTTAAPSGEQSTETGDQK, via the coding sequence ATGGAAGAGCAAGAACTGACCTGGACTGACTTGGACCGGAAGGCCGTGGACACCGCGCGTGTCCTCGCAGCGGACGCCGTCGAGAAGGTCGGCAACGGACACCCGGGCACTGCGATGAGCCTGGCTCCCGCGGCCTATCTGCTGTTCCAGAAAATGATGCGCCACGATCCGTCGGATCCGCAGTGGACCGGGCGCGACAGGTTCGTACTCTCCCCCGGGCACACGTCCCTGACCCTGTACATCCAGCTCTTCCTTTCCGGTTACGGCCTGGAAATCGGAGACCTCGAGGCACTGCGCACCTGGGGCTCCAAGACCCCCGGCCACCCCGAGTACCGCCACACCGCCGGCGTCGAAATCACCACCGGTCCCCTCGGCCAGGGCCTGGCCTCCTCCGTGGGCTTCGCGTTCGCCCAGCGCCGCCTGCGCGGCCTGCTGGACGCTGACGCACCGCAGGGCGAAAGCCCGTTCGATCACACGATCTGGGTCATCGCGTCCGACGGCGACATGCAGGAAGGCGTAACCAGCGAGGCTTCCTCGCTGGCCGGCCACCAGGAACTGGGCAACCTCGTCGTCATCTACGACGAGAACCACATCTCCATCGAAGACGACACCGACATTGCCTTCACCGAAGACGTGCTCAAGCGCTACGAAGCTTACGGCTGGCACACCCAGCGCGTGGACTGGACCAAGACCGGTGAGTACGTCGAAGACGTCAACGAGCTTTACCAGGCGCTGCTGGCCGCGAAGGCCGAAACGAACAAGCCCTCCATCATTTCGCTGCGGACCATCATCGGCTGGCCGTCGCCGAACAAACAGAACACCGGCAAGATCCACGGCTCGGCCCTGGGCAAGGATGAAGTTGCCGCGCTGAAGGAAGTCCTGGGCTTTGACCCGGAGAAGTCCTTCGACGTCGACACCGCCGTTCTGGAACATGCACGCCAAGCCGTCTCCCGCGGCTCCGAGGCGCACCGCGAGTGGGACGAGCGGTTTGAGGCGTGGAAGGCTTCGAACCCCGACGGCGCCGCCCTCCTGGAGCGCATCAGCAACGGCACGCTTCCCGAGGGCTGGGAAAAGTCGCTGCCCGAGTTCGAGGCCGGCAAGGACATGTCCACCCGCGCCGCATCCGGCAAGGTGCTCTCCGCCATCGGCCCGGTACTGCCCGAACTGTGGGGCGGCTCGGCCGACCTCGCCGAGTCCAACAACACCACCATCGAGGGCTCCCCGTCCTTCATCCCGGCCGGCAAGCAGACCAATGCCTGGTCCGGAAACCCGTACGGCCGCGTGCTGCACTTCGGTATCCGTGAGCACGCTGCAGCGGCGATCGTCAACGGCATCACGATGCACAGCAACACCCGTGCATTCTCCGGAACGTTCCTGATCTTCAGCGACTACCAGCGCCCGGCCATCCGCCTCGGTGCCCTGATGGGCGTGCCCTCCATCTACGTATGGACGCACGACTCCATCGGCCTCGGCGAAGACGGCCCCACCCACCAGCCAGTGGAACAGCTGGCCTCGCTGCGGGCCATTCCCGGCCTCGACGTCGTCCGCCCGGGCGACGCCAACGAGGTTGCCGTGGCATGGAAGACGATCCTGGAAAACACGGAGAATCCCGCCGGCATCGTGCTGACCCGCCAGAACATTCCCACCTACCAGCGCGGCGAGGGCGCGGCCACCGCTGACTCCTTCGCCTCCGCCAACGGAGTGTCCCGCGGCGGATACGTCCTGGCCGAGGCAGTGCGCGACGGCGCCGTGGTGACGCCCGACGTCATCCTCGTGGGCACCGGCTCCGAGGTCCAGCTGGCTGTTGAAGCCCGCGAAGCCCTGGCAGCAGAGGGCATTGCCGCCCGCGTTGTTTCCATGCCGAGCATCGAGTGGTTCAACAAGCAGGATGCGCAGTACCGGGAAGCAGTCCTGCCCAAGGACATCAAGGCCCGCGTATCGGTTGAAGCCGGAATTGCCCAGGGCTGGCGTGAGCTGGTCGGCGACGCCGGCCGCAGCGTTTCCCTCGAGCACTTCGGCGCCTCCGCCGATTACAAGACCCTCTACCGCGAGTTCGGCATTACCGCCGAAGCCGTCACCGAGGCTGCACGCGATTCACTGGCAGCAGCCCGCGGCACGGACGCTCCCCCGGCCGGCACCACTGCCGCACCGTCGGGCGAGCAGTCCACCGAGACCGGCGACCAGAAGTAA
- a CDS encoding glucose-6-phosphate isomerase — MTTLSFEAAGAALAAVENNTPALVRDDVAARLLAQDPTLWGPDAEAEASIRLGWLNPSEASRPLVGQIRGLREELAAEGVTRVVLAGMGGSSLAPEVITRTAGVDLTVLDSTDPDAVRAALDSGLAETVIVVSSKSGSTVETDSQRRTFEQAFTDAGIDAKSRIVVVTDPGSPLDGAAREAGYRAVFNADPNVGGRYSALTAFGLVPSGLAGADIEALLDDAEEALEILSDNDADNIGLQLGAALGGTDPLRNKIVIVDEGSGLAGFPDWAEQLIAESTGKLGTGLLPVVVEPGAPEITSGASDVLTARLVAVDSDAAPEGNQVVVAGSLGGQIILWEFATAVAGRLLAINPFDQPDVEAAKKAARGMLDARPEPTEPSFTDGAVEVRGPAELLSGARTLPEALAALLGQLGSEGYLSVQAYLDRNKQAGLAAIRPELAAATGRPVTFGWGPRFLHSTGQFHKGGPAQGVYLQITGAPQADLDIPGRPFTFGELITAQAAGDASVLADQGRPVLRLNFLDREQGVRELEAAVRNLAPEDGRS; from the coding sequence ATGACCACACTGTCCTTCGAAGCAGCCGGGGCCGCGCTGGCCGCCGTCGAAAACAACACGCCTGCCCTGGTGCGTGACGACGTCGCCGCCCGCCTTCTCGCCCAGGACCCCACTCTCTGGGGTCCCGACGCCGAAGCGGAGGCTTCCATCCGCCTGGGCTGGCTGAATCCCTCCGAGGCATCCCGGCCGCTCGTTGGACAGATCCGCGGGCTTCGGGAAGAACTGGCCGCCGAGGGAGTGACCCGCGTGGTCCTCGCCGGCATGGGCGGTTCTTCCCTGGCCCCGGAGGTCATCACCCGCACCGCCGGAGTTGACCTGACGGTGCTGGACTCCACGGACCCCGACGCCGTCCGGGCCGCCCTGGACAGCGGCCTTGCCGAGACCGTCATTGTGGTCTCCTCAAAGTCCGGCTCCACGGTGGAGACCGACTCCCAGCGCCGCACCTTTGAACAGGCATTCACCGACGCGGGAATTGACGCCAAGTCCCGCATCGTGGTTGTCACCGATCCGGGCTCACCCCTGGACGGTGCGGCCCGTGAGGCCGGCTACCGGGCCGTGTTCAACGCCGACCCCAACGTCGGCGGCCGCTATTCGGCTCTCACGGCCTTTGGACTGGTTCCCTCCGGCCTGGCCGGAGCCGACATTGAAGCACTGCTGGATGACGCCGAAGAAGCGCTGGAAATCCTCAGCGACAATGACGCAGACAACATCGGCCTTCAGCTCGGAGCCGCCCTGGGCGGCACCGACCCGCTGCGCAACAAGATTGTCATCGTGGATGAAGGCTCCGGGCTGGCGGGTTTCCCGGACTGGGCCGAGCAGCTCATCGCCGAATCCACCGGTAAGCTCGGCACCGGGCTGCTGCCGGTCGTCGTCGAACCCGGCGCCCCGGAAATCACGTCCGGCGCATCAGATGTGCTGACCGCACGCCTGGTCGCCGTGGACTCTGACGCCGCCCCCGAAGGCAACCAGGTGGTCGTGGCCGGGTCGCTTGGCGGCCAGATCATCCTCTGGGAATTCGCCACGGCTGTGGCCGGGCGCCTCCTCGCGATCAACCCCTTCGACCAGCCCGACGTCGAGGCCGCCAAGAAGGCGGCCCGCGGCATGCTGGACGCCCGCCCGGAACCCACTGAGCCGTCCTTCACCGACGGAGCCGTGGAAGTCCGCGGACCGGCTGAACTGCTCAGCGGCGCCCGTACCCTTCCTGAAGCCCTGGCCGCCCTGCTGGGACAGCTCGGATCCGAAGGCTACCTCAGCGTCCAGGCGTACCTGGACCGGAACAAGCAGGCAGGGCTGGCGGCCATTCGCCCCGAACTCGCCGCAGCCACCGGCCGTCCGGTGACGTTTGGCTGGGGACCGCGCTTCCTGCACTCCACCGGGCAGTTCCACAAGGGCGGCCCCGCCCAGGGCGTCTACCTTCAGATCACCGGCGCCCCGCAGGCGGATCTGGACATCCCGGGCAGGCCCTTCACCTTCGGGGAGCTGATCACCGCACAGGCGGCCGGAGATGCCTCCGTCCTGGCGGACCAGGGCCGGCCGGTGCTGCGCCTGAACTTCCTGGACCGGGAGCAGGGCGTCCGGGAACTGGAAGCGGCCGTTCGGAACCTGGCCCCGGAAGACGGACGCAGCTAA